The Chiroxiphia lanceolata isolate bChiLan1 chromosome W unlocalized genomic scaffold, bChiLan1.pri scaffold_40_arrow_ctg1, whole genome shotgun sequence genome contains a region encoding:
- the LOC116781339 gene encoding zinc finger protein 239-like: MKEAARKRKMPWAPQAGPELRTESLEDKSPLETLVGEAVLKGSPAQEGSGEEKGQRCPRRRGCKAIPGCSEEERTSLCWEGDRSLRRNSELVVPEQPPSREKPFRCLECGKSFRKSSHLLTHQHIHTGERPYTCGECGKSFRENFILIRHQRIHTGEQPYMCQKCGKSFNYRSNLVTHQRIHTGEQPYKCLECGKSFRQNSHLIRHHRIHTGERPYKCLECGKRFPTSSHVLVHEQTHTDERPFRCTDCGKGFNRKGNLIIHGRIHTGERPYKCGECGKSFTQSSGLTSHQRTHRSSGLC; the protein is encoded by the exons ATGAAGGAGGCTGCGAGGAAGAGAAAGATGccttgggccccccaggcag gccccgagctgaggacggagagcctggaggacaaatccccccttgagaccctggtgggagaggccgttttgaagggctccccggcgcaggaaggcagcggggaggaaaagggccaGAGATGCCCCCGCAGGAGGGGCTGCAAagccatcccagggtgctctgaggaggaaagaaccagcctgtgctgggaaggcGACCGGAGCTTGAGGCGGAACTCTGAGCTGgtggtccctgagcagcctcccagcagggagaaacccttcaggtgcttggaatgtgggaagagcttcaggaagagctcccacctcctcacccaccagcacatccacactggggaacggccctacacatgtggggaatgtgggaagagcttcagggagAACTTCATCCTGATCCgacaccagcgcatccacactggaGAACAGCCCTACATGTGTCAGAAATGTGGAAAGAGCTTCAACTACAGGTCCAACCTCGTCAcccaccagcgcatccacactggggaacagccctacaaatgcttggaatgtgggaagagcttcaggcagAACTCCCACCTGATCCGCCACCATCGCATCCACACcggggaacggccctacaagtgcttggaatgtgggaagaggtttccaACCAGCTCACATGTTCTCGTGCATGAGCAGACACACACGGATGAGAGGCCCTTCCGCTGCACTGACTGCGGGAAGGGCTTCAACCGGAAGGGCAACCTCATCATCCATGGGCGCATCCACACCggggagaggccctacaagtgtggggagtgtggcAAGAGCTTCACCCAGAGCTCTGGCTTGACCTCACACCAACGGACCCACCG